One stretch of Equus caballus isolate H_3958 breed thoroughbred chromosome 24, TB-T2T, whole genome shotgun sequence DNA includes these proteins:
- the TMEM30B gene encoding cell cycle control protein 50B produces MTWSATARGAHQPDNTAFTQQRLPAWQPLLSAGIALPLFFCAGLAFIGLGLGLYYSSNGIKELEYDYTGNPGTGNCSVCAQAGQGRAPPPSCSCAWCFALPELFQGPVYLYYELSNFYQNNRRYGVSRDDAQLSGLPSALHHPVNECAPYQLSAAGLPIAPCGAIANSLFNDSFSLWHQRQPGGPYVEVPLDRTGIAWWTDYHVKFRNPPLVNGSLALAFQGTAPPPNWPRPVYDLSSDPNNTGFINQDFVVWMRTAALPTFRKLYARIRQGNYSAGLPRGAYCVNIIYNYPVRAFGGHKRLIFSSISWMGGKNPFLGIAYLVVGSLCILTGFVMLVVYIRYQDQNDEDEDEQ; encoded by the coding sequence ATGACCTGGAGCGCCACGGCCCGCGGCGCCCACCAGCCCGACAACACCGCCTTCACGCAGCAGCGCCTCCCCGCCTGGCAGCCGCTGCTCTCGGCCGGCATCGCGCTGCCGCTCTTCTTCTGCGCCGGCCTGGCCTTCAtcggcctgggcctgggcctctaCTACTCGTCCAACGGCATCAAGGAGCTAGAGTACGACTACACGGGCAACCCGGGCACCGGCAACTGCTCGGTGTGCGCCCAGGCCGGCCAGggccgcgcgccgccgcccagctGCTCGTGCGCCTGGTGCTTCGCGCTGCCCGAGCTCTTCCAGGGCCCGGTGTACCTCTACTACGAGCTCTCCAACTTCTACCAGAACAACCGGCGCTACGGCGTGTCCCGCGACGACGCGCAGCTGAGCGGGCTGCCGAGCGCGCTGCACCACCCGGTCAACGAGTGCGCCCCCTACCAGCTCAGCGCCGCCGGGCTGCCCATCGCGCCCTGCGGCGCCATCGCCAACAGCCTCTTCAACGACTCCTTCTCGCTGTGGCACCAGCGCCAGCCCGGCGGGCCCTACGTCGAGGTGCCGCTCGACCGCACCGGCATCGCCTGGTGGACCGACTACCACGTCAAGTTCCGGAACCCGCCACTCGTGAACGGCAGCCTGGCGCTGGCCTTCCAGGGCACCGCGCCTCCGCCCAACTGGCCCCGGCCGGTCTACGACCTCAGCTCCGACCCCAACAACACCGGCTTCATCAACCAGGACTTCGTGGTGTGGATGCGCACGGCGGCGCTGCCCACCTTCCGCAAGCTGTACGCGCGCATCCGCCAAGGCAACTACTCGGCCGGGCTGCCGCGGGGCGCCTACTGCGTCAACATCATCTACAACTACCCGGTGCGTGCCTTCGGCGGCCACAAGCGCCTCATCTTCAGCAGCATCTCGTGGATGGGCGGCAAGAACCCCTTCCTGGGCATCGCCTACCTGGTCGTCGGCTCCCTCTGCATCCTCACGGGCTTTGTCATGCTGGTCGTCTACATTCGCTACCAGGACCAGAACGACGAGGACGAGGACGAGCAGTGA